The following proteins are co-located in the Deltaproteobacteria bacterium RIFCSPHIGHO2_02_FULL_44_16 genome:
- a CDS encoding riboflavin biosynthesis protein RibF: MIRRIFGSAAFPQEILSPIVALGNFDGVHRAHVKLLEQVHTWAKHYRGTTVVYTFDPHPVKMLSPESCPPLLQTQEQKLLALEKQGIEICVLEPFTTEFSQKTPEYFLEEILHRRLRAKCIVVGYDFTFGMRRAGNIPLLEKFCREHQIDIHIVPAQFQKETLMSSTHIRKLLLSGDIARANSLLGYPYQLWGEVVRGRGLGESLGAHTANLELENELIPADGVYLTRTEILEESSKIFPSITSIGNNPTFPGSERTVETHFLDQVIEVQGKRLSVHFLEWMREQIAFETPDALKHQIAADLHAARKRHEIDQRTHFS, encoded by the coding sequence ATGATCAGACGCATCTTCGGTTCCGCGGCATTCCCTCAAGAAATACTGTCTCCGATTGTTGCTCTCGGAAATTTTGATGGCGTTCATCGTGCTCATGTAAAATTGCTCGAACAAGTCCATACATGGGCAAAACATTACCGTGGGACAACGGTCGTCTATACCTTTGATCCACATCCCGTAAAAATGCTCTCTCCTGAAAGTTGCCCTCCTCTTTTACAAACACAAGAACAGAAACTTTTAGCTCTTGAGAAACAGGGCATTGAAATTTGTGTTCTCGAACCTTTTACGACAGAATTTTCTCAAAAAACTCCGGAATATTTTCTCGAGGAAATTCTCCACCGAAGACTACGGGCGAAATGCATTGTGGTGGGATATGATTTTACGTTTGGCATGAGAAGAGCAGGCAACATCCCTCTTTTGGAAAAATTTTGTCGAGAACATCAGATCGACATCCATATTGTTCCTGCTCAATTTCAAAAAGAAACTCTCATGAGTTCAACGCATATTCGAAAACTTTTACTTTCTGGAGATATTGCACGAGCCAATTCGTTACTCGGATATCCCTATCAACTTTGGGGGGAAGTGGTACGGGGAAGAGGACTTGGTGAATCGCTCGGAGCCCATACCGCAAATCTTGAACTTGAAAATGAACTCATTCCCGCTGATGGGGTCTATCTGACTCGAACCGAAATTCTCGAAGAAAGCTCAAAAATTTTTCCAAGCATTACGAGTATTGGCAATAATCCGACTTTTCCCGGCTCAGAACGCACGGTCGAAACACATTTTCTCGATCAAGTGATTGAGGTGCAAGGAAAACGTTTATCCGTTCATTTTTTAGAATGGATGCGAGAACAAATTGCGTTTGAAACCCCAGATGCATTAAAACATCAAATTGCAGCAGATCTTCACGCTGCTCGAAAGCGACATGAAATCGATCAAAGAACACATTTTTCCTGA
- a CDS encoding glutamine--fructose-6-phosphate aminotransferase, whose translation MCGIIGYIGHQQASHIIIEGLKRLEYRGYDSAGIAVINGSGVGIRRVEGKLAGLEVIVKEQPLKGEVGIGHTRWATHGRPTETNAHPHRFGDIVVVHNGIIENHNELKQFLMAEGHQFESETDTEVICHLVQHYLRETQDTFKALNKTLKTIRGSYALALINEKEKDRMYIAREGSPLVVGSTEGETFVASDIPAILPYTKKMIFLEDGDVGIVSSGGVKLFKGEGAEVKRKQQHIPWSPQMAERGGYKHFMLKEIYEQTHVFEDTLAGRVLVEKGIVRLDELDMLCGKEPFPFDEILIIACGTSLHAGMVGKYLIESLARVRVMVDLASEFRYRKSVINAKTLVIPITQSGETADTLAAAQMMKEAGAKVLPLCNVVGSTITRMADATLYTHAGPEIGVASTKAFTTQLTVLLLLALDIARRCDRIDHATLIGFIHELLQVPRQMKELLGKAPHIREIAEIYSSSKQAIFVGRGMQYPVALEGALKLKEISYLHAEGFAAGELKHGPIALIDNGVPVIAVALQDEVYEKMLSNIEEVKARGADVIALATEGDAIMAQSVRHVISIPKVNPCIAPLLTALPLQLFAYYVADHKGTDIDQPRNLAKSVTVE comes from the coding sequence ATGTGCGGAATTATCGGTTATATCGGTCATCAACAAGCCTCTCACATTATTATCGAAGGATTAAAACGACTTGAATATCGAGGTTATGATTCCGCCGGCATCGCGGTGATTAACGGAAGCGGGGTTGGCATTCGAAGGGTCGAAGGAAAACTCGCGGGACTTGAAGTCATCGTCAAAGAACAACCGTTAAAAGGTGAGGTTGGAATTGGGCACACGCGCTGGGCAACGCATGGTCGTCCGACCGAAACTAATGCGCATCCGCATCGTTTTGGTGATATTGTTGTGGTGCATAACGGTATTATTGAAAATCATAATGAACTGAAACAATTTCTCATGGCAGAAGGCCATCAATTCGAATCTGAAACAGATACAGAAGTGATTTGTCATTTGGTTCAGCACTATCTTCGGGAAACGCAGGATACGTTTAAAGCGTTGAATAAAACCTTGAAAACCATTCGCGGTTCTTATGCGTTGGCGTTGATCAATGAAAAGGAAAAAGATCGAATGTATATTGCGCGTGAAGGGAGTCCTTTGGTCGTTGGAAGTACTGAGGGAGAAACCTTTGTGGCGTCTGATATTCCGGCGATTCTCCCTTATACGAAAAAAATGATTTTTCTGGAGGATGGCGATGTCGGAATTGTCTCCTCGGGAGGAGTAAAACTTTTTAAGGGTGAAGGGGCCGAAGTAAAAAGGAAACAGCAGCATATTCCTTGGAGTCCTCAAATGGCGGAGCGTGGAGGGTATAAACATTTCATGCTCAAGGAAATTTATGAACAGACGCATGTTTTTGAAGATACGTTGGCGGGAAGAGTGTTGGTTGAAAAAGGTATCGTCCGTCTTGATGAACTGGATATGCTGTGTGGAAAAGAGCCGTTTCCGTTTGATGAAATATTGATCATTGCCTGTGGGACTTCATTACATGCAGGGATGGTCGGAAAATATCTCATCGAATCGCTCGCACGTGTTCGAGTGATGGTCGATTTGGCGAGTGAATTTCGTTATCGAAAATCGGTCATCAATGCAAAAACGCTTGTCATCCCCATTACGCAATCGGGAGAGACTGCGGATACACTCGCTGCTGCCCAGATGATGAAAGAGGCGGGAGCGAAAGTGCTTCCTTTGTGTAATGTGGTGGGGAGCACGATTACGCGAATGGCAGATGCAACGCTCTACACTCATGCTGGACCAGAAATTGGAGTCGCATCGACCAAAGCCTTTACCACCCAGCTCACGGTCTTGCTTCTTTTAGCGCTCGATATTGCTCGGAGATGTGATCGCATTGATCATGCGACTCTTATCGGATTTATCCATGAGCTTCTCCAGGTGCCACGTCAGATGAAAGAACTTTTAGGCAAAGCACCTCACATTCGAGAAATTGCTGAAATTTATTCTTCTTCAAAACAGGCTATTTTTGTCGGAAGAGGGATGCAATATCCGGTAGCTCTTGAAGGAGCTTTGAAGCTCAAAGAAATTTCCTATTTACATGCCGAAGGTTTTGCGGCGGGCGAGCTGAAACATGGTCCGATTGCGCTGATCGATAACGGTGTTCCGGTGATTGCTGTTGCTCTTCAGGATGAGGTGTATGAAAAAATGCTTTCGAATATCGAAGAGGTGAAAGCCCGAGGTGCAGATGTCATTGCGCTTGCAACTGAAGGTGACGCCATCATGGCTCAAAGTGTGCGGCATGTGATTTCAATTCCGAAAGTGAATCCTTGTATTGCTCCTCTTTTGACAGCGCTTCCGTTGCAACTGTTTGCTTATTATGTTGCGGATCACAAAGGGACAGACATTGATCAACCTCGAAATCTCGCGAAGAGTGTTACGGTCGAATGA
- a CDS encoding UDP-N-acetylglucosamine diphosphorylase/glucosamine-1-phosphate N-acetyltransferase, giving the protein MKSALPKVLHPLAGRPILSYPLEISKKMRAAPCYVLIPPAKKLFEPLLAQFGAHGIIQQKPLGTAHAVLATRSVLSSFQGHVLILCGDVPLLRFETVRDFVSRVVKEKMTLGVITMRMEVPEAYGRVVRDLDAKVVGIVEAKEATEDQRKITEVNTGVYCVEKEWLFKVLQHIRPSKGGGEYYLTDIVSHAVSEGESLLGYEASDSSEFLGVNSRSDLAHVARLMRHRLNQSYMREGVGMIDETSVYIDDGVQIGEDTLLHPGVCLRGKTKVGRRCILEPGVILTDMMVADDVQVKAYSILDGSRVAEGAVIGPFARIRPESDIGKEVKIGNFVEVKKTTLKRGAKANHLSYLGDSIIGAEANIGCGTITCNYDGHSKHQTIIGEKAFIGSDVQFVAPVKVGRDAVVGAGSTITKNVPAHSLSLARSQQVVIKGWKPKWKRKK; this is encoded by the coding sequence ATGAAATCTGCGTTACCGAAGGTGCTTCATCCTCTTGCCGGTCGACCAATTCTTTCCTATCCTCTTGAAATTTCAAAGAAAATGAGGGCTGCGCCCTGTTACGTTCTCATTCCTCCAGCAAAGAAACTCTTTGAGCCATTGCTCGCACAATTTGGAGCTCACGGAATTATTCAGCAAAAACCACTTGGTACTGCGCATGCAGTTCTCGCAACACGGAGCGTCCTTTCCTCTTTTCAAGGACATGTTTTGATTCTTTGTGGAGATGTTCCTCTTCTTCGTTTTGAAACAGTCCGCGATTTTGTTTCTCGAGTGGTGAAAGAAAAAATGACGCTCGGTGTGATTACGATGCGCATGGAAGTGCCAGAAGCGTATGGACGTGTGGTGAGAGATCTTGATGCGAAGGTTGTGGGTATTGTGGAAGCAAAAGAGGCGACAGAGGATCAGCGAAAAATTACAGAAGTGAATACCGGTGTTTATTGTGTGGAGAAAGAATGGCTCTTTAAAGTATTGCAACATATTCGTCCCTCCAAAGGAGGGGGAGAATATTATTTGACGGATATTGTTTCACATGCTGTGAGTGAAGGGGAATCTCTTCTCGGATATGAAGCTTCTGATTCGAGTGAGTTTCTGGGCGTGAACTCACGGAGCGATCTTGCGCATGTTGCTCGTTTGATGCGGCATCGTCTCAATCAGAGTTATATGCGTGAAGGGGTGGGGATGATCGACGAGACATCAGTGTATATAGATGATGGAGTTCAGATTGGAGAGGATACGCTTCTTCATCCAGGAGTTTGTCTCCGTGGAAAAACAAAAGTGGGAAGAAGATGTATTCTTGAACCCGGTGTGATTCTTACCGATATGATGGTTGCAGATGATGTTCAGGTGAAAGCATATAGCATTCTTGATGGGAGTCGTGTTGCAGAAGGGGCTGTTATTGGACCTTTTGCTCGCATTCGACCGGAATCAGATATCGGGAAAGAAGTGAAAATCGGAAATTTTGTGGAAGTAAAAAAGACGACGTTGAAACGAGGAGCAAAGGCGAACCATCTCTCTTACTTGGGAGATAGTATCATTGGCGCTGAAGCCAATATTGGATGTGGCACGATTACCTGTAATTATGATGGACATTCGAAACATCAGACTATCATTGGAGAGAAAGCTTTTATTGGAAGTGATGTTCAGTTTGTAGCGCCCGTGAAAGTGGGGCGTGATGCCGTTGTCGGAGCTGGTTCAACGATTACCAAAAATGTTCCAGCGCATTCGCTCTCCCTTGCGAGATCGCAACAGGTTGTCATCAAAGGGTGGAAGCCAAAGTGGAAGAGAAAAAAATAA